In Cupriavidus basilensis, one genomic interval encodes:
- a CDS encoding DMT family transporter translates to MPAAEPASQRAGLAVAAVGAILFSGKAIVAKLMYRYQVDAVMVISLRMLFAVPLFMAIGWWQSRRLPALSWADRGRIVFLGIIGYYLSSFLDFLGLQYITAGLERLILFLTPSFVLLASAVLFKRRISLRQWLSLALAYIGIVLVFAHDLNVSGGQVWLGAALVLGSALTYGIYLIASGELVQRIGSLRLVAYAMCVSTACCVVQYLVLRRPLAELLQPAPVMWLSLVNSVFCTVLPVSLTMVAVARIGAPMASQAGMLGPVSTLFLGFWLLGEPITGVQLAGSALVMGGIYLLSARKVGKSGAAGKAQAARRGGKAMEMQDNKQAGGRLDDTRSR, encoded by the coding sequence GTGCCTGCCGCCGAGCCGGCATCGCAGCGCGCCGGCCTGGCCGTGGCTGCCGTTGGCGCCATCCTCTTTTCCGGCAAGGCGATCGTCGCCAAGCTGATGTACCGCTACCAGGTCGATGCGGTCATGGTCATCAGCCTGCGCATGCTGTTTGCCGTGCCGCTGTTCATGGCGATCGGCTGGTGGCAGTCGCGGCGCCTGCCGGCGCTGTCCTGGGCCGATCGCGGCCGCATCGTGTTCCTCGGCATCATCGGCTACTACCTGTCCAGCTTCCTCGACTTTCTCGGCCTGCAATACATCACGGCCGGGCTTGAGCGGCTGATCCTGTTCCTCACGCCGTCCTTCGTGCTGCTGGCCAGCGCGGTGCTGTTCAAGCGGCGCATCAGCTTGCGGCAGTGGCTGTCCCTGGCGCTGGCCTATATAGGCATCGTGCTGGTTTTCGCGCATGATCTCAACGTGAGCGGCGGCCAGGTGTGGCTTGGCGCCGCGCTGGTGCTCGGCAGCGCACTGACCTACGGCATTTACCTGATCGCGTCCGGCGAATTGGTGCAGCGCATTGGTTCGCTGCGGCTGGTAGCCTATGCGATGTGCGTTTCCACCGCGTGCTGCGTGGTGCAATATCTGGTGCTGCGCCGCCCGCTGGCCGAGCTGCTGCAGCCGGCCCCCGTGATGTGGCTTTCGCTGGTCAATTCTGTGTTTTGCACGGTGCTGCCGGTGTCGCTGACGATGGTGGCGGTGGCGCGCATCGGCGCGCCGATGGCTTCGCAGGCGGGTATGCTCGGACCGGTATCCACCCTGTTCCTGGGCTTCTGGCTGCTGGGCGAGCCGATCACCGGCGTGCAGCTCGCCGGCAGCGCGCTGGTGATGGGCGGGATATATTTGCTGTCGGCGCGCAAGGTGGGCAAGAGCGGGGCCGCGGGCAAGGCCCAGGCTGCTCGTCGCGGCGGCAAGGCAATGGAAATGCAGGATAACAAGCAGGCGGGTGGCCGCCTCGATGACACAAGGAGTCGATGA